One Hippoglossus hippoglossus isolate fHipHip1 chromosome 5, fHipHip1.pri, whole genome shotgun sequence genomic window carries:
- the ikbke gene encoding inhibitor of nuclear factor kappa-B kinase subunit epsilon isoform X1, producing the protein MSGMTASTTNYLWSLQDVLGQGATASVFKARNKRSGELVAVKVFNVMSYNRPHEVQMREFEMLRKLNHSTIVKLYAVEEDFNKWQKVLVMEYCSGGSLLSLLEEAENAFGLPETEFLTVLQCVGGWLYLMLLNSFMYLLLEVFLSLLSSVQGMNHLRENGVVHRDIKPGNIMRQVGEDGKSVYKLTDFGAARELEDDEKFMSIYGTEEYLHPDMYERAVLRHHHHKSYGVNVDLWSIGVTFYHAATGSLPFTPFEGPRRNKPTMFKITTEKPMGAIAGVQRVEGGPIEWSYHLPHSCQLSQGLQVQLSPVLAGILEADQESCWGFDQFFTATTDILQRQPVHLFSLQQAMAHSIYIHHYNTVSVFFEEVALQTGMGVQQQHLLYLGHDLSLEGTMKVVNLPPTSPAQPLLLLSYEPEANICLPFREPETPVIPSRFDVMADYNFSKVIVGVVHQYLRIIQLLHTHRELLLQGYHSYMMRLRRECGESIHSIDKITIRLQSCLNIQHRIQTIDHHSSENQGSDDHSQKLQLVHEHLPIYTASIQEFQNRLDQLQIEQAKLAETLANDKSCQKMNVLLQKITAIHQYYRKDRVTGKLAYNDEQIHKFEKIHLSSHIKRVKSLLRDDCVQRYKELLASIRTWSSVLQEMQTRLQDFSAFSTGLLTDLEMSEKRQDKVLDRVLFSLQSRRAEQPGITPRDQMVSRNTDFVRTSRPHGSQSPVLMRKTSFLRMHHLKEEMEILVRELQCNNNIIESLGAVNPAAALQPSLTRPSTL; encoded by the exons ATGTCAGGGATGACGGCCAGCACGACAAACTACCTGTGGTCTCTGCAGGACGTCCTCGGTCAGGGGGCTACTGCCAGTGTCTTCAAAGCACGGAACAAG aggtCCGGTGAGCTGGTAGCTGTCAAGGTGTTCAACGTGATGAGCTACAACCGCCCTCATGAGGTCCAGATGAGAGAGTTTGAGATGCTGAGGAAGCTCAACCACAGCACTATTGTCAAGCTGTACGCTGTG GAGGAAGATTTCAACAAGTG GCAGAAGGTGCTGGTGATGGAGTATTGCTCCGGAGGgagtctgctcagtctgctgGAGGAAGCTGAAAATGCCTTTGGCCTGCCAGAAACAGAGTTCctcactgtgctgcagtgtgtagGTGGGTGGCTGTATCTGATGCTGCTGAATAGTTTCATGTACCTGTTGTTGGAAGtattcctctctctgctctcctcagtGCAGGGGATGAACCACCTGCGTGAAAATGGAGTGGTCCACCGGGACATCAAGCCGGGCAACATCATGCGGCAGGTCGGGGAGGACGGGAAGTCTGTTTACAAGCTGACAGACTTTGGAGCAGCAAGAGAGCTGGAGGATGATGAGAAGTTTATGTCCATCTATGGGACTGAAGAGTATCTG catccAGACATGTATGAGCGCGCTGTGCTCCGCCATCACCATCACAAATCCTATGGAGTGAATGTGGACTTGTGGAGTATTGGTGTGACATTTTACCACGCTGCCACTGGGAGTCTTCCCTTCACACCGTTTGAAGGACCCCGCAGGAACAAGCCCACCAT GTTCAAAATAACGACAGAGAAACCAATGGGTGCAATAGCTGGTGTTCAGCGTGTGGAGGGAGGACCTATAGAGTGGAGCTATCACCTACCTCACAGCTGCCAACTGTCCCA gggCCTGCAGGTGCAGCTATCTCCGGTATTAGCAGGTATACTGGAGGCTGACCAGGAGAGCTGTTGGGGTTTTGACCAGTTCTTCACAGCCACCACAGACATATTGCAGCGGCAGCCAgttcacctcttctctctgcagcaggcCATGGCTCATAGCATCTACATACACCACTACAATAC AGTGTCTGTCTTCTTTGAGGAGGTGGCATTGCAGACTGGCATGGGGGTTCAGCAGCAACATCTGCTGTACCTGGGGCATGACCTCTCTCTGGAGGGCACCATGAAGGTCGTCAACCTCCCGCCTACCTCACCTGCCCAACCCCTCCTACTGCTCAGCTACGAGCCTGAAGCAAACATCTGCCTGCCCTTCAGAGAAC CAGAGACTCCTGTCATCCCATCCAGGTTTGATGTCATGGCAGACTACAATTTCTCCAAG GTGATAGTAGGAGTGGTCCACCAGTATCTGAGGATAATACAGTTGCTGCACACACACCGAGAGCTTCTCCTGCAGGGATACCACAGCTACAT GATGAGGTTGCGCAGGGAGTGTGGAGAATCCATTCACAGTATCGACAAGATCACCATTAGGCTGCAGTCCTGCCTCAACATACAACACAGAATTCAAACAAT tgACCATCACTCTTCAGAAAACCAAGGCTCGGATGATCATAGTCAAAAACTGCAGCTG GTCCACGAGCACCTGCCCATATACACTGCGAGCATCCAAGAGTTCCAGAATCGACTGGACCAGCTGCAGATAGAACAGGCCAAGCTAGCAGAGACCCTGGCCAATGACAAGAG CTGTCAGAAGATGAACGTGCTGCTGCAGAAGATAACAGCAATTCATCAGTATTATCGCAAAGACAGAGTCACTGGCA AGTTGGCGTATAATGACGAACAAATACACAAGTTTGAGAA AATCCACCTGTCTTCCCACATTAAGCGAGTGAAATCTCTCCTGAGAGACGACTGTGTGCAGAGATACAAAGAGCTTCTGGCCTCAATAAGGACGTGGAGCAG TGTTTTACAGGAGATGCAGACCCGACTGCAAGACTTCAGCGCTTTCTCCACAGGCTTGCTGACGGATCTGGAGATGAGTGAAAAGCGCCAGGATAAG GTTCTGGACAGAGTCCTTTTCAGTCTGCAGTCcaggagagcagagcagcctGGAATCACACCCAGGGACCAGATGGtctccag AAACACTGActttgtcaggaccagtagacctcatgggagCCAAAGCCCGGTCCTTATGAggaaaacatcatttctgag GATGCACCATCTgaaggaggaaatggagatTTTGGTGAGAGAACTACAGTGTAACAACAACATCATAGAGAG TTTGGGAGCAGTGaaccctgcagcagctctgcagccgaGCTTGACCAGACCCTCTACCCTTTGA
- the ikbke gene encoding inhibitor of nuclear factor kappa-B kinase subunit epsilon isoform X6, with translation MSGMTASTTNYLWSLQDVLGQGATASVFKARNKRSGELVAVKVFNVMSYNRPHEVQMREFEMLRKLNHSTIVKLYAVEELPSKQKVLVMEYCSGGSLLSLLEEAENAFGLPETEFLTVLQCVVQGMNHLRENGVVHRDIKPGNIMRQVGEDGKSVYKLTDFGAARELEDDEKFMSIYGTEEYLHPDMYERAVLRHHHHKSYGVNVDLWSIGVTFYHAATGSLPFTPFEGPRRNKPTMFKITTEKPMGAIAGVQRVEGGPIEWSYHLPHSCQLSQGLQVQLSPVLAGILEADQESCWGFDQFFTATTDILQRQPVHLFSLQQAMAHSIYIHHYNTVSVFFEEVALQTGMGVQQQHLLYLGHDLSLEGTMKVVNLPPTSPAQPLLLLSYEPEANICLPFREPETPVIPSRFDVMADYNFSKVIVGVVHQYLRIIQLLHTHRELLLQGYHSYMMRLRRECGESIHSIDKITIRLQSCLNIQHRIQTIDHHSSENQGSDDHSQKLQLVHEHLPIYTASIQEFQNRLDQLQIEQAKLAETLANDKSCQKMNVLLQKITAIHQYYRKDRVTGKLAYNDEQIHKFEKIHLSSHIKRVKSLLRDDCVQRYKELLASIRTWSSVLQEMQTRLQDFSAFSTGLLTDLEMSEKRQDKVLDRVLFSLQSRRAEQPGITPRDQMVSRMHHLKEEMEILVRELQCNNNIIESLGAVNPAAALQPSLTRPSTL, from the exons ATGTCAGGGATGACGGCCAGCACGACAAACTACCTGTGGTCTCTGCAGGACGTCCTCGGTCAGGGGGCTACTGCCAGTGTCTTCAAAGCACGGAACAAG aggtCCGGTGAGCTGGTAGCTGTCAAGGTGTTCAACGTGATGAGCTACAACCGCCCTCATGAGGTCCAGATGAGAGAGTTTGAGATGCTGAGGAAGCTCAACCACAGCACTATTGTCAAGCTGTACGCTGTGGAAGAG CTGCCCTCTAAGCAGAAGGTGCTGGTGATGGAGTATTGCTCCGGAGGgagtctgctcagtctgctgGAGGAAGCTGAAAATGCCTTTGGCCTGCCAGAAACAGAGTTCctcactgtgctgcagtgtgtag tGCAGGGGATGAACCACCTGCGTGAAAATGGAGTGGTCCACCGGGACATCAAGCCGGGCAACATCATGCGGCAGGTCGGGGAGGACGGGAAGTCTGTTTACAAGCTGACAGACTTTGGAGCAGCAAGAGAGCTGGAGGATGATGAGAAGTTTATGTCCATCTATGGGACTGAAGAGTATCTG catccAGACATGTATGAGCGCGCTGTGCTCCGCCATCACCATCACAAATCCTATGGAGTGAATGTGGACTTGTGGAGTATTGGTGTGACATTTTACCACGCTGCCACTGGGAGTCTTCCCTTCACACCGTTTGAAGGACCCCGCAGGAACAAGCCCACCAT GTTCAAAATAACGACAGAGAAACCAATGGGTGCAATAGCTGGTGTTCAGCGTGTGGAGGGAGGACCTATAGAGTGGAGCTATCACCTACCTCACAGCTGCCAACTGTCCCA gggCCTGCAGGTGCAGCTATCTCCGGTATTAGCAGGTATACTGGAGGCTGACCAGGAGAGCTGTTGGGGTTTTGACCAGTTCTTCACAGCCACCACAGACATATTGCAGCGGCAGCCAgttcacctcttctctctgcagcaggcCATGGCTCATAGCATCTACATACACCACTACAATAC AGTGTCTGTCTTCTTTGAGGAGGTGGCATTGCAGACTGGCATGGGGGTTCAGCAGCAACATCTGCTGTACCTGGGGCATGACCTCTCTCTGGAGGGCACCATGAAGGTCGTCAACCTCCCGCCTACCTCACCTGCCCAACCCCTCCTACTGCTCAGCTACGAGCCTGAAGCAAACATCTGCCTGCCCTTCAGAGAAC CAGAGACTCCTGTCATCCCATCCAGGTTTGATGTCATGGCAGACTACAATTTCTCCAAG GTGATAGTAGGAGTGGTCCACCAGTATCTGAGGATAATACAGTTGCTGCACACACACCGAGAGCTTCTCCTGCAGGGATACCACAGCTACAT GATGAGGTTGCGCAGGGAGTGTGGAGAATCCATTCACAGTATCGACAAGATCACCATTAGGCTGCAGTCCTGCCTCAACATACAACACAGAATTCAAACAAT tgACCATCACTCTTCAGAAAACCAAGGCTCGGATGATCATAGTCAAAAACTGCAGCTG GTCCACGAGCACCTGCCCATATACACTGCGAGCATCCAAGAGTTCCAGAATCGACTGGACCAGCTGCAGATAGAACAGGCCAAGCTAGCAGAGACCCTGGCCAATGACAAGAG CTGTCAGAAGATGAACGTGCTGCTGCAGAAGATAACAGCAATTCATCAGTATTATCGCAAAGACAGAGTCACTGGCA AGTTGGCGTATAATGACGAACAAATACACAAGTTTGAGAA AATCCACCTGTCTTCCCACATTAAGCGAGTGAAATCTCTCCTGAGAGACGACTGTGTGCAGAGATACAAAGAGCTTCTGGCCTCAATAAGGACGTGGAGCAG TGTTTTACAGGAGATGCAGACCCGACTGCAAGACTTCAGCGCTTTCTCCACAGGCTTGCTGACGGATCTGGAGATGAGTGAAAAGCGCCAGGATAAG GTTCTGGACAGAGTCCTTTTCAGTCTGCAGTCcaggagagcagagcagcctGGAATCACACCCAGGGACCAGATGGtctccag GATGCACCATCTgaaggaggaaatggagatTTTGGTGAGAGAACTACAGTGTAACAACAACATCATAGAGAG TTTGGGAGCAGTGaaccctgcagcagctctgcagccgaGCTTGACCAGACCCTCTACCCTTTGA
- the ikbke gene encoding inhibitor of nuclear factor kappa-B kinase subunit epsilon isoform X2: MSGMTASTTNYLWSLQDVLGQGATASVFKARNKRSGELVAVKVFNVMSYNRPHEVQMREFEMLRKLNHSTIVKLYAVEELPSKQKVLVMEYCSGGSLLSLLEEAENAFGLPETEFLTVLQCVGGWLYLMLLNSFMYLLLEVFLSLLSSVQGMNHLRENGVVHRDIKPGNIMRQVGEDGKSVYKLTDFGAARELEDDEKFMSIYGTEEYLHPDMYERAVLRHHHHKSYGVNVDLWSIGVTFYHAATGSLPFTPFEGPRRNKPTMFKITTEKPMGAIAGVQRVEGGPIEWSYHLPHSCQLSQGLQVQLSPVLAGILEADQESCWGFDQFFTATTDILQRQPVHLFSLQQAMAHSIYIHHYNTVSVFFEEVALQTGMGVQQQHLLYLGHDLSLEGTMKVVNLPPTSPAQPLLLLSYEPEANICLPFREPETPVIPSRFDVMADYNFSKVIVGVVHQYLRIIQLLHTHRELLLQGYHSYMMRLRRECGESIHSIDKITIRLQSCLNIQHRIQTIDHHSSENQGSDDHSQKLQLVHEHLPIYTASIQEFQNRLDQLQIEQAKLAETLANDKSCQKMNVLLQKITAIHQYYRKDRVTGKLAYNDEQIHKFEKIHLSSHIKRVKSLLRDDCVQRYKELLASIRTWSSVLQEMQTRLQDFSAFSTGLLTDLEMSEKRQDKVLDRVLFSLQSRRAEQPGITPRDQMVSRNTDFVRTSRPHGSQSPVLMRKTSFLRMHHLKEEMEILVRELQCNNNIIESLGAVNPAAALQPSLTRPSTL, translated from the exons ATGTCAGGGATGACGGCCAGCACGACAAACTACCTGTGGTCTCTGCAGGACGTCCTCGGTCAGGGGGCTACTGCCAGTGTCTTCAAAGCACGGAACAAG aggtCCGGTGAGCTGGTAGCTGTCAAGGTGTTCAACGTGATGAGCTACAACCGCCCTCATGAGGTCCAGATGAGAGAGTTTGAGATGCTGAGGAAGCTCAACCACAGCACTATTGTCAAGCTGTACGCTGTGGAAGAG CTGCCCTCTAAGCAGAAGGTGCTGGTGATGGAGTATTGCTCCGGAGGgagtctgctcagtctgctgGAGGAAGCTGAAAATGCCTTTGGCCTGCCAGAAACAGAGTTCctcactgtgctgcagtgtgtagGTGGGTGGCTGTATCTGATGCTGCTGAATAGTTTCATGTACCTGTTGTTGGAAGtattcctctctctgctctcctcagtGCAGGGGATGAACCACCTGCGTGAAAATGGAGTGGTCCACCGGGACATCAAGCCGGGCAACATCATGCGGCAGGTCGGGGAGGACGGGAAGTCTGTTTACAAGCTGACAGACTTTGGAGCAGCAAGAGAGCTGGAGGATGATGAGAAGTTTATGTCCATCTATGGGACTGAAGAGTATCTG catccAGACATGTATGAGCGCGCTGTGCTCCGCCATCACCATCACAAATCCTATGGAGTGAATGTGGACTTGTGGAGTATTGGTGTGACATTTTACCACGCTGCCACTGGGAGTCTTCCCTTCACACCGTTTGAAGGACCCCGCAGGAACAAGCCCACCAT GTTCAAAATAACGACAGAGAAACCAATGGGTGCAATAGCTGGTGTTCAGCGTGTGGAGGGAGGACCTATAGAGTGGAGCTATCACCTACCTCACAGCTGCCAACTGTCCCA gggCCTGCAGGTGCAGCTATCTCCGGTATTAGCAGGTATACTGGAGGCTGACCAGGAGAGCTGTTGGGGTTTTGACCAGTTCTTCACAGCCACCACAGACATATTGCAGCGGCAGCCAgttcacctcttctctctgcagcaggcCATGGCTCATAGCATCTACATACACCACTACAATAC AGTGTCTGTCTTCTTTGAGGAGGTGGCATTGCAGACTGGCATGGGGGTTCAGCAGCAACATCTGCTGTACCTGGGGCATGACCTCTCTCTGGAGGGCACCATGAAGGTCGTCAACCTCCCGCCTACCTCACCTGCCCAACCCCTCCTACTGCTCAGCTACGAGCCTGAAGCAAACATCTGCCTGCCCTTCAGAGAAC CAGAGACTCCTGTCATCCCATCCAGGTTTGATGTCATGGCAGACTACAATTTCTCCAAG GTGATAGTAGGAGTGGTCCACCAGTATCTGAGGATAATACAGTTGCTGCACACACACCGAGAGCTTCTCCTGCAGGGATACCACAGCTACAT GATGAGGTTGCGCAGGGAGTGTGGAGAATCCATTCACAGTATCGACAAGATCACCATTAGGCTGCAGTCCTGCCTCAACATACAACACAGAATTCAAACAAT tgACCATCACTCTTCAGAAAACCAAGGCTCGGATGATCATAGTCAAAAACTGCAGCTG GTCCACGAGCACCTGCCCATATACACTGCGAGCATCCAAGAGTTCCAGAATCGACTGGACCAGCTGCAGATAGAACAGGCCAAGCTAGCAGAGACCCTGGCCAATGACAAGAG CTGTCAGAAGATGAACGTGCTGCTGCAGAAGATAACAGCAATTCATCAGTATTATCGCAAAGACAGAGTCACTGGCA AGTTGGCGTATAATGACGAACAAATACACAAGTTTGAGAA AATCCACCTGTCTTCCCACATTAAGCGAGTGAAATCTCTCCTGAGAGACGACTGTGTGCAGAGATACAAAGAGCTTCTGGCCTCAATAAGGACGTGGAGCAG TGTTTTACAGGAGATGCAGACCCGACTGCAAGACTTCAGCGCTTTCTCCACAGGCTTGCTGACGGATCTGGAGATGAGTGAAAAGCGCCAGGATAAG GTTCTGGACAGAGTCCTTTTCAGTCTGCAGTCcaggagagcagagcagcctGGAATCACACCCAGGGACCAGATGGtctccag AAACACTGActttgtcaggaccagtagacctcatgggagCCAAAGCCCGGTCCTTATGAggaaaacatcatttctgag GATGCACCATCTgaaggaggaaatggagatTTTGGTGAGAGAACTACAGTGTAACAACAACATCATAGAGAG TTTGGGAGCAGTGaaccctgcagcagctctgcagccgaGCTTGACCAGACCCTCTACCCTTTGA
- the ikbke gene encoding inhibitor of nuclear factor kappa-B kinase subunit epsilon isoform X5, producing MSGMTASTTNYLWSLQDVLGQGATASVFKARNKRSGELVAVKVFNVMSYNRPHEVQMREFEMLRKLNHSTIVKLYAVEELPSKQKVLVMEYCSGGSLLSLLEEAENAFGLPETEFLTVLQCVVQGMNHLRENGVVHRDIKPGNIMRQVGEDGKSVYKLTDFGAARELEDDEKFMSIYGTEEYLHPDMYERAVLRHHHHKSYGVNVDLWSIGVTFYHAATGSLPFTPFEGPRRNKPTMFKITTEKPMGAIAGVQRVEGGPIEWSYHLPHSCQLSQGLQVQLSPVLAGILEADQESCWGFDQFFTATTDILQRQPVHLFSLQQAMAHSIYIHHYNTVSVFFEEVALQTGMGVQQQHLLYLGHDLSLEGTMKVVNLPPTSPAQPLLLLSYEPEANICLPFREPETPVIPSRFDVMADYNFSKVIVGVVHQYLRIIQLLHTHRELLLQGYHSYMMRLRRECGESIHSIDKITIRLQSCLNIQHRIQTIDHHSSENQGSDDHSQKLQLVHEHLPIYTASIQEFQNRLDQLQIEQAKLAETLANDKSCQKMNVLLQKITAIHQYYRKDRVTGKLAYNDEQIHKFEKIHLSSHIKRVKSLLRDDCVQRYKELLASIRTWSSVLQEMQTRLQDFSAFSTGLLTDLEMSEKRQDKVLDRVLFSLQSRRAEQPGITPRDQMVSRNTDFVRTSRPHGSQSPVLMRKTSFLRMHHLKEEMEILVRELQCNNNIIESLGAVNPAAALQPSLTRPSTL from the exons ATGTCAGGGATGACGGCCAGCACGACAAACTACCTGTGGTCTCTGCAGGACGTCCTCGGTCAGGGGGCTACTGCCAGTGTCTTCAAAGCACGGAACAAG aggtCCGGTGAGCTGGTAGCTGTCAAGGTGTTCAACGTGATGAGCTACAACCGCCCTCATGAGGTCCAGATGAGAGAGTTTGAGATGCTGAGGAAGCTCAACCACAGCACTATTGTCAAGCTGTACGCTGTGGAAGAG CTGCCCTCTAAGCAGAAGGTGCTGGTGATGGAGTATTGCTCCGGAGGgagtctgctcagtctgctgGAGGAAGCTGAAAATGCCTTTGGCCTGCCAGAAACAGAGTTCctcactgtgctgcagtgtgtag tGCAGGGGATGAACCACCTGCGTGAAAATGGAGTGGTCCACCGGGACATCAAGCCGGGCAACATCATGCGGCAGGTCGGGGAGGACGGGAAGTCTGTTTACAAGCTGACAGACTTTGGAGCAGCAAGAGAGCTGGAGGATGATGAGAAGTTTATGTCCATCTATGGGACTGAAGAGTATCTG catccAGACATGTATGAGCGCGCTGTGCTCCGCCATCACCATCACAAATCCTATGGAGTGAATGTGGACTTGTGGAGTATTGGTGTGACATTTTACCACGCTGCCACTGGGAGTCTTCCCTTCACACCGTTTGAAGGACCCCGCAGGAACAAGCCCACCAT GTTCAAAATAACGACAGAGAAACCAATGGGTGCAATAGCTGGTGTTCAGCGTGTGGAGGGAGGACCTATAGAGTGGAGCTATCACCTACCTCACAGCTGCCAACTGTCCCA gggCCTGCAGGTGCAGCTATCTCCGGTATTAGCAGGTATACTGGAGGCTGACCAGGAGAGCTGTTGGGGTTTTGACCAGTTCTTCACAGCCACCACAGACATATTGCAGCGGCAGCCAgttcacctcttctctctgcagcaggcCATGGCTCATAGCATCTACATACACCACTACAATAC AGTGTCTGTCTTCTTTGAGGAGGTGGCATTGCAGACTGGCATGGGGGTTCAGCAGCAACATCTGCTGTACCTGGGGCATGACCTCTCTCTGGAGGGCACCATGAAGGTCGTCAACCTCCCGCCTACCTCACCTGCCCAACCCCTCCTACTGCTCAGCTACGAGCCTGAAGCAAACATCTGCCTGCCCTTCAGAGAAC CAGAGACTCCTGTCATCCCATCCAGGTTTGATGTCATGGCAGACTACAATTTCTCCAAG GTGATAGTAGGAGTGGTCCACCAGTATCTGAGGATAATACAGTTGCTGCACACACACCGAGAGCTTCTCCTGCAGGGATACCACAGCTACAT GATGAGGTTGCGCAGGGAGTGTGGAGAATCCATTCACAGTATCGACAAGATCACCATTAGGCTGCAGTCCTGCCTCAACATACAACACAGAATTCAAACAAT tgACCATCACTCTTCAGAAAACCAAGGCTCGGATGATCATAGTCAAAAACTGCAGCTG GTCCACGAGCACCTGCCCATATACACTGCGAGCATCCAAGAGTTCCAGAATCGACTGGACCAGCTGCAGATAGAACAGGCCAAGCTAGCAGAGACCCTGGCCAATGACAAGAG CTGTCAGAAGATGAACGTGCTGCTGCAGAAGATAACAGCAATTCATCAGTATTATCGCAAAGACAGAGTCACTGGCA AGTTGGCGTATAATGACGAACAAATACACAAGTTTGAGAA AATCCACCTGTCTTCCCACATTAAGCGAGTGAAATCTCTCCTGAGAGACGACTGTGTGCAGAGATACAAAGAGCTTCTGGCCTCAATAAGGACGTGGAGCAG TGTTTTACAGGAGATGCAGACCCGACTGCAAGACTTCAGCGCTTTCTCCACAGGCTTGCTGACGGATCTGGAGATGAGTGAAAAGCGCCAGGATAAG GTTCTGGACAGAGTCCTTTTCAGTCTGCAGTCcaggagagcagagcagcctGGAATCACACCCAGGGACCAGATGGtctccag AAACACTGActttgtcaggaccagtagacctcatgggagCCAAAGCCCGGTCCTTATGAggaaaacatcatttctgag GATGCACCATCTgaaggaggaaatggagatTTTGGTGAGAGAACTACAGTGTAACAACAACATCATAGAGAG TTTGGGAGCAGTGaaccctgcagcagctctgcagccgaGCTTGACCAGACCCTCTACCCTTTGA